A portion of the Doryrhamphus excisus isolate RoL2022-K1 chromosome 20, RoL_Dexc_1.0, whole genome shotgun sequence genome contains these proteins:
- the phactr2 gene encoding phosphatase and actin regulator 2 isoform X3, which yields MEHDVDALEKSSSLASCDVVVDSGADSHNAPASRQQQQRGKLSSLGRLFKPWKWRKKKTSDRFQDLSKVLERKISTRQTREELIKKGVLIPEQDEPLSRENLNGHATSSVSPEQIKVEIESLVTRPADQAADPGSNDDKKEKRDSKTITRAAQSRPRDAQVKKQPSAATATVAATPPPASYKPAGGTATTARHRDASSVAKRTVKPPGKQGSATRSANNASRAIAKSSHPKKIQGGGSKATTSTGPARSRPPKDAAAQSENADAQTGRKAESRASSGSQKASSETPSQPEEPNSSDILSSKASLPEADDASSSAAAAASQEDAPENQPACGDTSEGKETHKDATPEPPATHSPHVNTATEDTSFTEADADSNSQEKKEELRRTEEDGHDTREKNGESAEETCSSPVESDTVKPHGVNTENAEVTVIPDRPATECQTSDSDSDGPILYRDDEEEDEEDEYLNSSLASKIRRRDTLNIKLGNRPSKKELEEKNILPRSSETERHELRQQIGSKLVRSLSQRPTTEELEQRNILKQKNEAEAHEAKQELKRKLSRKLSVRPSVAELIARRILRFNEYVEVTDAKDYDRRADKPWTRLTPADKAAIRKELNEFKSREMEVHEDSKHFTRFHRP from the exons TTGATGCTTTGGAGAAATCGTCATCACTGGCCAGCTGCGACGTGGTGGTGGACAGCGGCGCCGATTCCCACAATGCACCTGCGtcacggcagcagcagcagcgaggcAAACTGTCCAGTCTCGGAAGACTGTTCAAACCCTGGaagtggaggaagaagaagaccaGCGACAGGTTCCAGGATCTCTCAAaag TGTTGGAGAGGAAGATCTCAACGAGACAAACGAGAGAGGAGCTCATCAAGAAGGGAGTGCTCATTCCGGAACAGG ACGAGCCGCTCAGCAGGGAAAATCTGAACGGACACGCCACATCCAGCGTATCGCCAGAGCAGATCAAAGTGGAGATTGAGTCGTTGGTGACGCGACCCGCCGACCAGGCTGCTGACCCTGGGAGCAATGATGACAAGAAAG AGAAACGTGATTCTAAAACCATCACCCGGGCTGCTCAGTCACGCCCTCGGGACGCTCAAGTTAAAAAACAGCCCAgtgccgccaccgccaccgtcGCCGCCACCCCGCCGCCTGCCTCCTACAAGCCTGCGGGTGGCACTGCGACCACAGCCCGGCACAGAGACGCTTCCTCTGTGGCGAAAAGGACTGTTAAACCCCCAGGGAAGCAGGGCTCTGCCACGCGGAGCGCTAATAACGCTAGTCGTGCAATCG CCAAATCCTCTCATCCAAAGAAGATCCAAGGAGGCGGTTCAAAAGCCACCACCTCCACGGGCCCGGCTCGCTCTCGACCACCAAAGGACGCTGCAGCACAGAGCGAAAACGCAGACGCTCAGACCGGTCGGAAAGCAGAATCTCGAGCATCCTCCGGTTCTCAGAAAGCCTCCTCAGAGACTCCCAGTCAGCCTGAGGAACCAAACTCCTCTGATATCCTCTCGTCTAAAGCTTCCCTCCCTGAGGCTGACGacgcttcttcttctgctgctgctgctgcttctcaaGAAGACGCTCCAGAGAACCAACCTGCCTGCGGTGATacttctgaaggaaaagagACCCACAAAGACGCAACCCCCGAGCCCCCGGCTACCCATTCTCCCCATGTGAACACTGCCACAGAGGACACTTCCTTCACTGAGGCGGACGCTGACAGCAACTCccaggagaagaaggaggaactAAGGAGAACGGAAGAAGACGGGCATGATACACGGGAGAAAAATGGAGAGTCAGCAGAAGAGACGTGCTCCAG TCCAGTTGAGTCGGACACCGTGAAGCCACACGGCGTGAACACCGAGAACGCCGAGGTGACGGTGATCCCTGATAGGCCGGCGACAGAATGCCAAACCAGCGACTCGGACTCTGACGGACCAATCCTGTACCGTGACGACGAggaagaagacgaggaggacGAGTACCTTAACA GTTCTCTGGCCAGCAAGATCCGGCGACGAGACACGCTTAACATCAAACTGGGCAACCGGCCCAGCAAGAAAGAGCTGGAGGAGAAGAACATTTTGCCTCGGAGCTCCGAGACGGAGAGACACGAGCTCCGTCAGCAGATCGGCTCCAAACTTGTCAG GAGCTTGAGTCAAAGACCAACCACAGAGGAACTGGAGCAGAGGAACATCCTCAAAC AGAAGAATGAAGCCGAGGCGCACGAGGCCAAGCAGGAGCTTAAAAGGAAACTCTCCAGAAAG CTGAGTGTGCGGCCGTCGGTGGCGGAGCTCATCGCTCGAAGGATCCTGCGTTTCAACGAGTACGTGGAGGTCACGGACGCCAAGGACTACGACCGCAGAGCAGACAAGCCGTGGACGCGACTCACGCCTGCTGACAAG GCCGCTATCCGCAAGGAGCTCAATGAGTTCAAGAGCAGAGAAATGGAGGTGCACGAAGACAGCAAACATTTTACCAG ATTCCACCGGCCTTAA
- the phactr2 gene encoding phosphatase and actin regulator 2 isoform X2, with protein MGQTAVSAVSHTASVDALEKSSSLASCDVVVDSGADSHNAPASRQQQQRGKLSSLGRLFKPWKWRKKKTSDRFQDLSKVLERKISTRQTREELIKKGVLIPEQDEPLSRENLNGHATSSVSPEQIKVEIESLVTRPADQAADPGSNDDKKEKRDSKTITRAAQSRPRDAQVKKQPSAATATVAATPPPASYKPAGGTATTARHRDASSVAKRTVKPPGKQGSATRSANNASRAIAKSSHPKKIQGGGSKATTSTGPARSRPPKDAAAQSENADAQTGRKAESRASSGSQKASSETPSQPEEPNSSDILSSKASLPEADDASSSAAAAASQEDAPENQPACGDTSEGKETHKDATPEPPATHSPHVNTATEDTSFTEADADSNSQEKKEELRRTEEDGHDTREKNGESAEETCSSPVESDTVKPHGVNTENAEVTVIPDRPATECQTSDSDSDGPILYRDDEEEDEEDEYLNSSLASKIRRRDTLNIKLGNRPSKKELEEKNILPRSSETERHELRQQIGSKLVRSLSQRPTTEELEQRNILKQKNEAEAHEAKQELKRKLSRKLSVRPSVAELIARRILRFNEYVEVTDAKDYDRRADKPWTRLTPADKAAIRKELNEFKSREMEVHEDSKHFTRFHRP; from the exons TTGATGCTTTGGAGAAATCGTCATCACTGGCCAGCTGCGACGTGGTGGTGGACAGCGGCGCCGATTCCCACAATGCACCTGCGtcacggcagcagcagcagcgaggcAAACTGTCCAGTCTCGGAAGACTGTTCAAACCCTGGaagtggaggaagaagaagaccaGCGACAGGTTCCAGGATCTCTCAAaag TGTTGGAGAGGAAGATCTCAACGAGACAAACGAGAGAGGAGCTCATCAAGAAGGGAGTGCTCATTCCGGAACAGG ACGAGCCGCTCAGCAGGGAAAATCTGAACGGACACGCCACATCCAGCGTATCGCCAGAGCAGATCAAAGTGGAGATTGAGTCGTTGGTGACGCGACCCGCCGACCAGGCTGCTGACCCTGGGAGCAATGATGACAAGAAAG AGAAACGTGATTCTAAAACCATCACCCGGGCTGCTCAGTCACGCCCTCGGGACGCTCAAGTTAAAAAACAGCCCAgtgccgccaccgccaccgtcGCCGCCACCCCGCCGCCTGCCTCCTACAAGCCTGCGGGTGGCACTGCGACCACAGCCCGGCACAGAGACGCTTCCTCTGTGGCGAAAAGGACTGTTAAACCCCCAGGGAAGCAGGGCTCTGCCACGCGGAGCGCTAATAACGCTAGTCGTGCAATCG CCAAATCCTCTCATCCAAAGAAGATCCAAGGAGGCGGTTCAAAAGCCACCACCTCCACGGGCCCGGCTCGCTCTCGACCACCAAAGGACGCTGCAGCACAGAGCGAAAACGCAGACGCTCAGACCGGTCGGAAAGCAGAATCTCGAGCATCCTCCGGTTCTCAGAAAGCCTCCTCAGAGACTCCCAGTCAGCCTGAGGAACCAAACTCCTCTGATATCCTCTCGTCTAAAGCTTCCCTCCCTGAGGCTGACGacgcttcttcttctgctgctgctgctgcttctcaaGAAGACGCTCCAGAGAACCAACCTGCCTGCGGTGATacttctgaaggaaaagagACCCACAAAGACGCAACCCCCGAGCCCCCGGCTACCCATTCTCCCCATGTGAACACTGCCACAGAGGACACTTCCTTCACTGAGGCGGACGCTGACAGCAACTCccaggagaagaaggaggaactAAGGAGAACGGAAGAAGACGGGCATGATACACGGGAGAAAAATGGAGAGTCAGCAGAAGAGACGTGCTCCAG TCCAGTTGAGTCGGACACCGTGAAGCCACACGGCGTGAACACCGAGAACGCCGAGGTGACGGTGATCCCTGATAGGCCGGCGACAGAATGCCAAACCAGCGACTCGGACTCTGACGGACCAATCCTGTACCGTGACGACGAggaagaagacgaggaggacGAGTACCTTAACA GTTCTCTGGCCAGCAAGATCCGGCGACGAGACACGCTTAACATCAAACTGGGCAACCGGCCCAGCAAGAAAGAGCTGGAGGAGAAGAACATTTTGCCTCGGAGCTCCGAGACGGAGAGACACGAGCTCCGTCAGCAGATCGGCTCCAAACTTGTCAG GAGCTTGAGTCAAAGACCAACCACAGAGGAACTGGAGCAGAGGAACATCCTCAAAC AGAAGAATGAAGCCGAGGCGCACGAGGCCAAGCAGGAGCTTAAAAGGAAACTCTCCAGAAAG CTGAGTGTGCGGCCGTCGGTGGCGGAGCTCATCGCTCGAAGGATCCTGCGTTTCAACGAGTACGTGGAGGTCACGGACGCCAAGGACTACGACCGCAGAGCAGACAAGCCGTGGACGCGACTCACGCCTGCTGACAAG GCCGCTATCCGCAAGGAGCTCAATGAGTTCAAGAGCAGAGAAATGGAGGTGCACGAAGACAGCAAACATTTTACCAG ATTCCACCGGCCTTAA
- the phactr2 gene encoding phosphatase and actin regulator 2 isoform X1, with protein MLATDVKHRATMEENEDSRSEIKSLLALRPLPRFRSQSDASGFGARILLRLRGISSVDALEKSSSLASCDVVVDSGADSHNAPASRQQQQRGKLSSLGRLFKPWKWRKKKTSDRFQDLSKVLERKISTRQTREELIKKGVLIPEQDEPLSRENLNGHATSSVSPEQIKVEIESLVTRPADQAADPGSNDDKKEKRDSKTITRAAQSRPRDAQVKKQPSAATATVAATPPPASYKPAGGTATTARHRDASSVAKRTVKPPGKQGSATRSANNASRAIAKSSHPKKIQGGGSKATTSTGPARSRPPKDAAAQSENADAQTGRKAESRASSGSQKASSETPSQPEEPNSSDILSSKASLPEADDASSSAAAAASQEDAPENQPACGDTSEGKETHKDATPEPPATHSPHVNTATEDTSFTEADADSNSQEKKEELRRTEEDGHDTREKNGESAEETCSSPVESDTVKPHGVNTENAEVTVIPDRPATECQTSDSDSDGPILYRDDEEEDEEDEYLNSSLASKIRRRDTLNIKLGNRPSKKELEEKNILPRSSETERHELRQQIGSKLVRSLSQRPTTEELEQRNILKQKNEAEAHEAKQELKRKLSRKLSVRPSVAELIARRILRFNEYVEVTDAKDYDRRADKPWTRLTPADKAAIRKELNEFKSREMEVHEDSKHFTRFHRP; from the exons TTGATGCTTTGGAGAAATCGTCATCACTGGCCAGCTGCGACGTGGTGGTGGACAGCGGCGCCGATTCCCACAATGCACCTGCGtcacggcagcagcagcagcgaggcAAACTGTCCAGTCTCGGAAGACTGTTCAAACCCTGGaagtggaggaagaagaagaccaGCGACAGGTTCCAGGATCTCTCAAaag TGTTGGAGAGGAAGATCTCAACGAGACAAACGAGAGAGGAGCTCATCAAGAAGGGAGTGCTCATTCCGGAACAGG ACGAGCCGCTCAGCAGGGAAAATCTGAACGGACACGCCACATCCAGCGTATCGCCAGAGCAGATCAAAGTGGAGATTGAGTCGTTGGTGACGCGACCCGCCGACCAGGCTGCTGACCCTGGGAGCAATGATGACAAGAAAG AGAAACGTGATTCTAAAACCATCACCCGGGCTGCTCAGTCACGCCCTCGGGACGCTCAAGTTAAAAAACAGCCCAgtgccgccaccgccaccgtcGCCGCCACCCCGCCGCCTGCCTCCTACAAGCCTGCGGGTGGCACTGCGACCACAGCCCGGCACAGAGACGCTTCCTCTGTGGCGAAAAGGACTGTTAAACCCCCAGGGAAGCAGGGCTCTGCCACGCGGAGCGCTAATAACGCTAGTCGTGCAATCG CCAAATCCTCTCATCCAAAGAAGATCCAAGGAGGCGGTTCAAAAGCCACCACCTCCACGGGCCCGGCTCGCTCTCGACCACCAAAGGACGCTGCAGCACAGAGCGAAAACGCAGACGCTCAGACCGGTCGGAAAGCAGAATCTCGAGCATCCTCCGGTTCTCAGAAAGCCTCCTCAGAGACTCCCAGTCAGCCTGAGGAACCAAACTCCTCTGATATCCTCTCGTCTAAAGCTTCCCTCCCTGAGGCTGACGacgcttcttcttctgctgctgctgctgcttctcaaGAAGACGCTCCAGAGAACCAACCTGCCTGCGGTGATacttctgaaggaaaagagACCCACAAAGACGCAACCCCCGAGCCCCCGGCTACCCATTCTCCCCATGTGAACACTGCCACAGAGGACACTTCCTTCACTGAGGCGGACGCTGACAGCAACTCccaggagaagaaggaggaactAAGGAGAACGGAAGAAGACGGGCATGATACACGGGAGAAAAATGGAGAGTCAGCAGAAGAGACGTGCTCCAG TCCAGTTGAGTCGGACACCGTGAAGCCACACGGCGTGAACACCGAGAACGCCGAGGTGACGGTGATCCCTGATAGGCCGGCGACAGAATGCCAAACCAGCGACTCGGACTCTGACGGACCAATCCTGTACCGTGACGACGAggaagaagacgaggaggacGAGTACCTTAACA GTTCTCTGGCCAGCAAGATCCGGCGACGAGACACGCTTAACATCAAACTGGGCAACCGGCCCAGCAAGAAAGAGCTGGAGGAGAAGAACATTTTGCCTCGGAGCTCCGAGACGGAGAGACACGAGCTCCGTCAGCAGATCGGCTCCAAACTTGTCAG GAGCTTGAGTCAAAGACCAACCACAGAGGAACTGGAGCAGAGGAACATCCTCAAAC AGAAGAATGAAGCCGAGGCGCACGAGGCCAAGCAGGAGCTTAAAAGGAAACTCTCCAGAAAG CTGAGTGTGCGGCCGTCGGTGGCGGAGCTCATCGCTCGAAGGATCCTGCGTTTCAACGAGTACGTGGAGGTCACGGACGCCAAGGACTACGACCGCAGAGCAGACAAGCCGTGGACGCGACTCACGCCTGCTGACAAG GCCGCTATCCGCAAGGAGCTCAATGAGTTCAAGAGCAGAGAAATGGAGGTGCACGAAGACAGCAAACATTTTACCAG ATTCCACCGGCCTTAA
- the phactr2 gene encoding phosphatase and actin regulator 2 isoform X4 yields MLATDVKHRATMEENEDSRSEIKSLLALRPLPRFRSQSDASGFGARILLRLRGISSVDALEKSSSLASCDVVVDSGADSHNAPASRQQQQRGKLSSLGRLFKPWKWRKKKTSDRFQDLSKVLERKISTRQTREELIKKGVLIPEQDEPLSRENLNGHATSSVSPEQIKVEIESLVTRPADQAADPGSNDDKKAKSSHPKKIQGGGSKATTSTGPARSRPPKDAAAQSENADAQTGRKAESRASSGSQKASSETPSQPEEPNSSDILSSKASLPEADDASSSAAAAASQEDAPENQPACGDTSEGKETHKDATPEPPATHSPHVNTATEDTSFTEADADSNSQEKKEELRRTEEDGHDTREKNGESAEETCSSPVESDTVKPHGVNTENAEVTVIPDRPATECQTSDSDSDGPILYRDDEEEDEEDEYLNSSLASKIRRRDTLNIKLGNRPSKKELEEKNILPRSSETERHELRQQIGSKLVRSLSQRPTTEELEQRNILKQKNEAEAHEAKQELKRKLSRKLSVRPSVAELIARRILRFNEYVEVTDAKDYDRRADKPWTRLTPADKAAIRKELNEFKSREMEVHEDSKHFTRFHRP; encoded by the exons TTGATGCTTTGGAGAAATCGTCATCACTGGCCAGCTGCGACGTGGTGGTGGACAGCGGCGCCGATTCCCACAATGCACCTGCGtcacggcagcagcagcagcgaggcAAACTGTCCAGTCTCGGAAGACTGTTCAAACCCTGGaagtggaggaagaagaagaccaGCGACAGGTTCCAGGATCTCTCAAaag TGTTGGAGAGGAAGATCTCAACGAGACAAACGAGAGAGGAGCTCATCAAGAAGGGAGTGCTCATTCCGGAACAGG ACGAGCCGCTCAGCAGGGAAAATCTGAACGGACACGCCACATCCAGCGTATCGCCAGAGCAGATCAAAGTGGAGATTGAGTCGTTGGTGACGCGACCCGCCGACCAGGCTGCTGACCCTGGGAGCAATGATGACAAGAAAG CCAAATCCTCTCATCCAAAGAAGATCCAAGGAGGCGGTTCAAAAGCCACCACCTCCACGGGCCCGGCTCGCTCTCGACCACCAAAGGACGCTGCAGCACAGAGCGAAAACGCAGACGCTCAGACCGGTCGGAAAGCAGAATCTCGAGCATCCTCCGGTTCTCAGAAAGCCTCCTCAGAGACTCCCAGTCAGCCTGAGGAACCAAACTCCTCTGATATCCTCTCGTCTAAAGCTTCCCTCCCTGAGGCTGACGacgcttcttcttctgctgctgctgctgcttctcaaGAAGACGCTCCAGAGAACCAACCTGCCTGCGGTGATacttctgaaggaaaagagACCCACAAAGACGCAACCCCCGAGCCCCCGGCTACCCATTCTCCCCATGTGAACACTGCCACAGAGGACACTTCCTTCACTGAGGCGGACGCTGACAGCAACTCccaggagaagaaggaggaactAAGGAGAACGGAAGAAGACGGGCATGATACACGGGAGAAAAATGGAGAGTCAGCAGAAGAGACGTGCTCCAG TCCAGTTGAGTCGGACACCGTGAAGCCACACGGCGTGAACACCGAGAACGCCGAGGTGACGGTGATCCCTGATAGGCCGGCGACAGAATGCCAAACCAGCGACTCGGACTCTGACGGACCAATCCTGTACCGTGACGACGAggaagaagacgaggaggacGAGTACCTTAACA GTTCTCTGGCCAGCAAGATCCGGCGACGAGACACGCTTAACATCAAACTGGGCAACCGGCCCAGCAAGAAAGAGCTGGAGGAGAAGAACATTTTGCCTCGGAGCTCCGAGACGGAGAGACACGAGCTCCGTCAGCAGATCGGCTCCAAACTTGTCAG GAGCTTGAGTCAAAGACCAACCACAGAGGAACTGGAGCAGAGGAACATCCTCAAAC AGAAGAATGAAGCCGAGGCGCACGAGGCCAAGCAGGAGCTTAAAAGGAAACTCTCCAGAAAG CTGAGTGTGCGGCCGTCGGTGGCGGAGCTCATCGCTCGAAGGATCCTGCGTTTCAACGAGTACGTGGAGGTCACGGACGCCAAGGACTACGACCGCAGAGCAGACAAGCCGTGGACGCGACTCACGCCTGCTGACAAG GCCGCTATCCGCAAGGAGCTCAATGAGTTCAAGAGCAGAGAAATGGAGGTGCACGAAGACAGCAAACATTTTACCAG ATTCCACCGGCCTTAA